Proteins from a single region of Thiomicrorhabdus sp. Kp2:
- a CDS encoding NAD(P)/FAD-dependent oxidoreductase, which produces MSQNKPTQYDVIILGAGASGLMCAATAGYQGKSVLVIDHAPKAAAKIRISGGGKCNFTNLDVSPNNYICQNPHFVKSALSRYPSSAFIELVERHGLAFEQRELGKLFCAERASDLIQILRTEADWAGVEVKTNCSMIKLDYINEMYQVQTSEGVFTTAKLVVATGALSFPKLKATGLGYEIAQQFGLNVINTSPGLVPLVFEDKWLQRISALSGLALDVTVSAGKQSFQEAILFTHNGLSGPGILQVSNYWQIGKPIHINLLPGLVILDELKQLKQSGESISKWLNLYWPKRFTQAWLEWFPIENQLSNLTDDALIEYTENLENWTIYPSDTAGYDKAEVTLGGVDTDEISSKTFESNKQPGLYFIGEVLDVTGHLGGYNFQWAWASGVACGLAV; this is translated from the coding sequence ATGTCTCAAAATAAGCCAACACAGTATGATGTCATTATTCTCGGAGCAGGGGCTTCAGGGCTAATGTGTGCTGCCACCGCAGGTTATCAGGGTAAATCGGTTTTAGTGATAGATCACGCACCTAAAGCGGCCGCTAAAATTCGTATTTCTGGGGGCGGTAAATGCAACTTTACCAATCTAGATGTTTCACCGAATAACTACATTTGCCAAAACCCGCACTTTGTAAAATCAGCGCTTTCTCGTTACCCTTCGAGTGCTTTTATTGAGTTGGTCGAGCGTCATGGCTTAGCGTTTGAACAGAGAGAGCTCGGTAAACTATTTTGTGCTGAACGAGCCTCCGATTTAATTCAGATTTTACGCACAGAGGCCGATTGGGCTGGAGTAGAGGTTAAAACCAACTGCTCAATGATTAAGCTGGATTATATTAATGAAATGTATCAAGTCCAAACCTCTGAGGGTGTGTTTACCACAGCAAAATTAGTGGTGGCTACGGGTGCTTTGTCTTTTCCAAAACTCAAAGCCACAGGTTTGGGTTATGAGATTGCTCAGCAGTTTGGCTTAAATGTTATTAACACTTCACCAGGCCTGGTACCTTTGGTGTTTGAAGATAAATGGTTGCAACGCATTTCAGCGTTAAGTGGTTTGGCGTTAGATGTAACGGTATCGGCAGGTAAACAATCGTTTCAAGAAGCGATTTTATTTACCCATAATGGTTTAAGTGGCCCAGGTATTTTGCAGGTTTCTAATTACTGGCAAATAGGTAAACCCATCCATATCAACCTGTTACCAGGCCTGGTTATTTTGGATGAGTTAAAACAACTTAAGCAATCGGGCGAAAGTATTTCTAAATGGCTGAACTTGTATTGGCCAAAACGATTTACCCAGGCCTGGTTAGAATGGTTTCCGATTGAAAATCAACTCTCAAACCTAACCGATGACGCATTGATTGAATATACAGAGAACCTTGAGAATTGGACAATTTACCCAAGTGACACAGCAGGTTATGATAAAGCAGAAGTAACTTTAGGCGGGGTAGATACCGATGAAATCTCTTCTAAAACCTTTGAAAGCAATAAACAACCAGGCCTGTATTTTATTGGCGAAGTATTAGACGTAACAGGGCATTTAGGTGGCTACAACTTCCAGTGGGCATGGGCGTCTGGCGTGGCCTGTGGTTTGGCTGTTTGA